In Pseudoalteromonas marina, a genomic segment contains:
- a CDS encoding CoA-acylating methylmalonate-semialdehyde dehydrogenase, with amino-acid sequence MHQVPLLIDGEFIQSASKELIDVINPANQEVLAQVPCSTDAEMDAAIASASETFKTWKDVPITERARIMMKYAALLKEHHDELATIICHELGKTFEDAKGDVWRGIEVVEQAANAPSLMMGETMENVARKIDTYSYMQPLGVCAGVTPFNFPAMIPLWMFPLAIVCGNTFILKPSEQDPLTPMRLAELFIEAGAPKGVLQIVHGTKPQVDRLLEDKAVRAISFVGSCGVGAYIYSKGTQNLKRVQACVGAKNHMVIMPDASKSHVVNNLVGASVGAAGQRCMGISVAVFVGQASEWVDEIKAGFEKVRPGLWDDKDAAYGPQTSKAAKERILSLIASGKKQGATCLIDGSDFTVEGYEQGNWVGPTLFTDVTKEMDLYKEEIFGPVLACMFVDTLEDAIALINESPYGNGTSLFTSSGAVARKFQHEIEVGQVGINVPIPVPLPFFSFTGWKGSFYGDTHTYGKQGIRFYTETKTITSRWFEDDIASGPNMSINLK; translated from the coding sequence ATGCACCAAGTTCCACTATTAATAGATGGCGAATTTATTCAATCGGCTTCAAAAGAGTTAATCGATGTTATAAACCCTGCAAACCAAGAAGTATTAGCTCAGGTTCCTTGTAGCACCGATGCAGAAATGGATGCGGCTATTGCTTCAGCCTCTGAAACATTTAAAACATGGAAAGATGTGCCAATCACTGAGCGTGCCCGCATTATGATGAAATATGCTGCGCTTTTAAAAGAACACCATGATGAACTAGCCACTATTATTTGCCACGAACTAGGTAAAACCTTTGAAGATGCTAAAGGTGATGTATGGCGAGGTATTGAAGTTGTCGAACAAGCAGCTAATGCACCTTCGTTGATGATGGGCGAAACAATGGAAAACGTAGCTCGCAAAATCGATACCTACTCTTACATGCAGCCATTGGGTGTGTGTGCAGGTGTTACGCCGTTTAACTTTCCGGCAATGATCCCACTTTGGATGTTTCCGCTGGCAATAGTGTGTGGTAACACATTTATATTAAAACCATCAGAGCAAGACCCACTAACGCCAATGCGTTTAGCTGAGCTATTTATTGAAGCGGGTGCACCTAAAGGCGTTCTGCAAATTGTACATGGTACAAAACCGCAGGTAGACCGGTTATTAGAAGATAAAGCCGTTCGTGCTATTTCGTTTGTAGGCTCGTGTGGTGTAGGTGCCTATATTTATTCAAAAGGCACACAAAACCTTAAGCGTGTTCAAGCCTGTGTAGGTGCAAAAAACCATATGGTAATTATGCCAGATGCGAGTAAATCGCATGTTGTAAATAACCTTGTTGGTGCATCTGTTGGTGCCGCAGGGCAGCGTTGTATGGGTATTTCGGTAGCTGTATTTGTTGGTCAAGCAAGTGAATGGGTAGATGAAATAAAAGCAGGCTTTGAAAAAGTACGCCCAGGTTTATGGGATGATAAAGACGCAGCCTACGGCCCACAAACGTCAAAAGCAGCAAAAGAGCGAATTTTATCGCTTATTGCAAGCGGTAAAAAACAAGGCGCGACCTGTTTAATAGATGGCTCTGACTTTACTGTAGAAGGTTACGAGCAAGGTAACTGGGTTGGCCCAACTTTATTTACCGACGTTACAAAAGAAATGGACTTATATAAAGAAGAGATTTTTGGTCCTGTTTTGGCTTGTATGTTTGTAGACACATTAGAAGACGCTATCGCCTTAATTAACGAAAGCCCTTACGGTAATGGCACCTCGCTATTTACTTCAAGCGGTGCAGTTGCACGTAAATTCCAACACGAAATAGAAGTAGGCCAAGTAGGTATTAATGTTCCTATTCCTGTGCCACTGCCGTTCTTCTCATTTACGGGGTGGAAAGGCTCTTTTTATGGCGATACTCATACGTATGGTAAGCAAGGTATTCGTTTTTACACCGAAACCAAAACCATTACCTCACGTTGGTTTGAAGACGATATAGCGTCAGGCCCAAACATGAGCATTAACTTAAAATAA
- a CDS encoding thiolase family protein, which translates to MSLESVVIVAAKRTPMGGFMGGLSDAQSTELGATAIKSALAQTGLNTDAIDEVIMGCVLPAGLGQAPARQAMLKAGLALSTGATTINKVCGSGLKAAMLANDLIKAGSIETAIAGGMESMTNAPYFIPKARGGMRMGHGEIKDHMMSDGLEDAYDNKAMGCFAQDTADEYGIGREQMDNFALSSLSKANAAIANGSFENEIAPHTIQTRKGDVTVSVDEQPGNARPEKIPSLRAAFKKDGTITAANSSSISDGGAALVLMTESKAKAHGLTPLCKIVAHSTHSQKPSEFTVAPVGAMNNVLEKAGWTTTDVDLWEINEAFAMVTMLAINELKLDESKVNVNGGACALGHPIGASGARILVTLIHALKNRGLKKGVASLCIGGGEAVAMAVEAY; encoded by the coding sequence ATGTCTTTAGAATCAGTGGTAATTGTAGCAGCAAAACGTACGCCTATGGGTGGCTTTATGGGCGGGCTAAGCGATGCTCAGTCTACTGAATTAGGTGCAACGGCTATTAAAAGTGCATTAGCGCAAACTGGTTTAAACACCGATGCAATTGACGAAGTAATTATGGGCTGTGTACTCCCTGCTGGTTTAGGTCAAGCGCCAGCTCGTCAAGCTATGTTAAAAGCTGGGCTAGCATTAAGCACGGGGGCTACCACCATTAATAAAGTATGTGGTTCAGGTTTAAAAGCCGCCATGCTTGCTAACGATTTAATTAAAGCAGGCTCTATAGAAACAGCTATTGCTGGTGGCATGGAAAGTATGACCAATGCCCCTTACTTTATTCCAAAAGCGCGTGGCGGAATGCGAATGGGCCACGGTGAAATTAAAGATCACATGATGAGTGATGGCCTTGAAGATGCATACGACAATAAAGCCATGGGTTGTTTTGCACAAGATACCGCCGACGAATATGGCATTGGCCGTGAGCAAATGGATAATTTTGCACTCAGCTCATTAAGCAAAGCTAATGCCGCAATTGCAAACGGCAGCTTTGAAAACGAAATAGCACCGCACACAATTCAAACACGAAAAGGCGATGTAACGGTATCGGTTGATGAGCAACCAGGTAATGCACGCCCAGAAAAAATCCCAAGTTTACGTGCAGCCTTTAAAAAAGACGGCACTATAACAGCTGCTAACTCATCATCTATTTCGGATGGTGGCGCAGCCCTCGTTTTAATGACTGAGTCAAAAGCAAAAGCACACGGTTTAACACCCCTTTGTAAAATTGTAGCGCACAGCACACATTCTCAAAAACCGAGCGAATTTACGGTAGCACCAGTAGGTGCAATGAACAATGTGCTCGAAAAAGCCGGTTGGACAACAACTGATGTAGACCTTTGGGAAATTAACGAAGCTTTTGCCATGGTAACAATGCTTGCAATAAACGAGCTTAAGCTTGATGAAAGCAAAGTAAATGTTAACGGTGGGGCATGTGCACTTGGCCATCCAATTGGTGCCAGTGGCGCACGTATTTTGGTTACGCTTATTCACGCTCTTAAAAACCGAGGCCTTAAAAAAGGCGTTGCTTCTTTATGTATTGGTGGCGGTGAAGCCGTTGCAATGGCAGTAGAAGCTTACTAA
- a CDS encoding MerR family transcriptional regulator, with translation MKPDNQTNFASSATIPTSNEQTFSISDLAKEFDITTRSIRFYEDQGLLSPDRNGQTRIYSKRDKVRLKLILRGKRLGFTLAETGRLFELYDADKSSAKQLVTMLDLISEKKADLSQQMDDIKVVLMELVTAERRCRDTLNKIDE, from the coding sequence ATGAAACCAGATAATCAAACAAACTTTGCAAGTTCCGCCACTATACCGACCAGTAATGAACAAACTTTCAGCATTAGCGATTTAGCTAAAGAGTTTGACATTACAACTCGCTCTATACGCTTTTATGAAGACCAAGGGCTTTTATCACCTGATCGTAATGGGCAAACACGTATTTACTCAAAGCGCGACAAAGTGCGCTTAAAGCTCATTTTACGGGGTAAACGCTTAGGCTTTACGCTTGCCGAAACGGGCCGTTTGTTTGAACTGTACGACGCTGATAAATCAAGCGCTAAACAACTAGTCACTATGCTAGATCTGATTTCAGAGAAAAAAGCCGACCTTTCGCAGCAAATGGACGATATTAAAGTTGTCCTAATGGAACTGGTAACCGCAGAACGACGCTGTAGAGACACACTGAATAAAATAGACGAGTAG
- a CDS encoding isovaleryl-CoA dehydrogenase: protein MSTISLYKEMNFGLGETADMIRDHVNSFSSQEIAPLAEQTDIDNTFPNQLWPQMGEMGVLGMTVPEEFGGAGLGYLEHVIAMEEISRASASIGLSYGAHSNLCVNQINRNGSQAQKEKYLPKLISGEHIGALAMSEPNAGSDVVSMKLKAEKKGDKYILNGNKMWITNGPDADTLVIYAKTDLNAGAKGITAFIVEKTFPGFSTAQKLDKLGMRGSNTCELVFENCEVPEENILGNLNEGVKVLMSGLDYERVVLAAGPLGIMQACMDIVVPYIHERKQFDTPIGQFQLIQGKVADMYTQMNAARSYVYTVAKACDRGETTRKDAAGAILYAAELATKMALDAIQILGGNGYINEYATGRLLRDAKLYEIGAGTSEIRRMLIGRELFTESR, encoded by the coding sequence ATGAGCACTATTTCACTTTATAAAGAGATGAACTTTGGTCTTGGCGAAACCGCCGATATGATCCGCGACCATGTAAATAGTTTTTCAAGCCAAGAAATTGCGCCACTAGCTGAACAAACCGACATTGACAATACATTTCCAAATCAACTTTGGCCGCAAATGGGCGAAATGGGCGTGTTAGGCATGACCGTTCCTGAAGAGTTTGGTGGTGCGGGCTTAGGCTATTTAGAGCATGTTATAGCAATGGAAGAAATTAGCCGCGCAAGTGCGTCTATTGGCTTGAGCTACGGTGCGCATTCAAACCTGTGTGTTAATCAAATCAACCGTAATGGTTCACAAGCACAAAAAGAAAAATACCTACCAAAACTTATCAGCGGTGAACACATTGGTGCGCTTGCTATGAGTGAGCCTAATGCGGGCTCTGACGTGGTATCGATGAAACTTAAAGCGGAGAAAAAAGGCGATAAGTACATTTTGAACGGCAATAAAATGTGGATCACCAATGGCCCGGATGCAGACACACTGGTTATTTACGCTAAAACAGATTTAAACGCCGGTGCTAAAGGGATTACTGCATTTATAGTAGAGAAAACGTTCCCTGGTTTTTCAACCGCACAAAAGCTCGACAAACTTGGCATGCGTGGGTCAAACACATGTGAGTTAGTATTTGAAAACTGTGAAGTGCCTGAAGAAAACATTCTAGGTAACTTAAACGAAGGCGTAAAAGTACTTATGAGCGGCCTAGATTACGAACGTGTTGTATTGGCAGCAGGCCCCCTTGGTATTATGCAAGCATGTATGGATATTGTTGTGCCTTACATTCATGAGCGTAAGCAATTTGATACCCCAATTGGGCAATTTCAGCTTATTCAAGGCAAGGTTGCCGACATGTACACACAAATGAACGCTGCTCGTTCATACGTTTACACGGTAGCTAAAGCCTGTGACCGCGGTGAAACTACACGTAAAGATGCTGCTGGCGCCATTTTATATGCCGCTGAACTGGCAACCAAAATGGCACTGGATGCGATTCAAATACTGGGTGGGAACGGCTACATAAACGAATACGCTACGGGTCGACTACTACGTGACGCTAAACTATACGAAATTGGCGCCGGTACGTCTGAAATTCGCCGTATGCTAATTGGTCGCGAACTTTTCACTGAAAGCCGTTAA
- a CDS encoding carboxyl transferase domain-containing protein yields the protein MTILKSSVNPHDPTFVQNHKNMSALVDDLRDKVATISLGGGTALKERHEGRGKLFVRDRISTLIDEGSPFLEISQFAAFGVYEQAIPCAGVVAGIGRVKGIECMIIANDATVKGGTYFPLTVKKHLRAQDIAERCHLPCIYLVDSGGANLPEQDDVFPDKLHFGRIFYNQARMSGKGIPQIAVVMGLCTAGGAYVPAMADESIIVKEQGTIFLAGPPLVKAATGEEVTAEELGGADVHCKTSGVADHFAENDEHALSIARQCIERINYTRPTAPLLKDIKAPRYDISELYGIVGTDLKKPFDVREVIARTVDDSSFDEFKRYFGETLVTGFASIYGNPVGIVANNGILFSESAQKGAHFIQLCAQRNIPLVFLQNITGFMVGKKYEAEGIAKHGAKMVMAVSCADVPKFTVLIGGSYGAGNYGMCGRAFEPTMMWMWPNARISVMGGEQAAGVMAQVKQDGLARKGQSMTDEQISEFKKPIIEQYDEQGHPYYASARLWDDGIIDPADTRNVLGLALSAAKNAPAQDSQFGVFRM from the coding sequence ATGACGATTTTAAAATCGAGCGTTAATCCACACGATCCTACTTTTGTGCAAAATCATAAGAACATGTCGGCGCTAGTGGATGATTTACGCGATAAAGTTGCCACAATAAGCTTAGGTGGTGGGACTGCTTTAAAAGAGCGTCACGAAGGTCGCGGTAAATTATTTGTACGCGATCGTATTAGTACGCTAATTGACGAAGGTTCACCATTTTTAGAAATTTCTCAATTCGCTGCATTTGGCGTCTATGAGCAAGCTATCCCGTGTGCAGGTGTCGTAGCTGGTATTGGCCGTGTAAAAGGCATTGAATGCATGATCATTGCAAACGATGCCACGGTTAAAGGCGGCACCTACTTTCCGCTTACTGTTAAAAAACATTTGCGAGCACAGGACATTGCAGAGCGATGCCATTTACCATGTATTTATTTGGTTGATTCTGGCGGTGCTAACCTACCTGAGCAAGATGATGTATTTCCCGATAAATTACATTTTGGCCGTATTTTTTACAATCAAGCTCGAATGTCGGGTAAAGGCATTCCTCAAATTGCAGTGGTAATGGGGTTATGTACTGCTGGTGGTGCTTATGTACCGGCTATGGCCGATGAAAGCATAATAGTAAAAGAGCAAGGCACTATATTTTTAGCAGGCCCGCCGCTTGTAAAAGCGGCAACAGGTGAAGAAGTAACTGCTGAAGAGCTTGGTGGTGCTGATGTTCATTGTAAAACATCAGGGGTAGCTGATCACTTTGCTGAAAACGACGAGCATGCGCTGTCTATCGCACGCCAATGTATTGAGCGCATTAATTACACACGCCCTACTGCACCGTTATTAAAAGATATAAAAGCGCCTCGGTACGATATAAGCGAACTTTACGGCATTGTAGGTACCGACCTTAAAAAGCCATTTGACGTACGAGAAGTCATTGCCCGAACAGTTGATGATTCATCGTTTGATGAATTTAAACGCTACTTTGGTGAAACGTTGGTAACCGGTTTTGCAAGCATTTACGGTAACCCTGTTGGCATAGTGGCTAATAACGGCATTTTATTCAGCGAGTCTGCTCAAAAAGGCGCACACTTTATTCAACTGTGTGCACAACGCAATATTCCACTGGTTTTTTTACAAAATATTACCGGCTTTATGGTAGGTAAAAAATACGAAGCCGAAGGCATTGCAAAACACGGCGCAAAAATGGTGATGGCGGTTTCGTGTGCCGATGTGCCTAAATTTACGGTACTTATTGGCGGCTCTTATGGCGCTGGTAATTACGGTATGTGTGGCCGCGCATTTGAACCCACCATGATGTGGATGTGGCCTAATGCCCGTATTTCGGTCATGGGCGGCGAGCAAGCCGCAGGGGTAATGGCCCAAGTTAAGCAAGACGGCTTAGCGCGAAAAGGCCAAAGTATGACCGATGAGCAAATTAGCGAGTTTAAAAAACCAATCATTGAGCAATACGATGAGCAAGGCCACCCATACTATGCCAGTGCGCGTTTGTGGGACGACGGTATTATTGACCCAGCCGACACACGTAACGTATTAGGACTTGCCTTAAGTGCTGCTAAAAATGCACCAGCGCAAGATTCTCAATTTGGCGTATTTAGAATGTAA
- a CDS encoding enoyl-CoA hydratase/isomerase family protein produces MSVTLQITKSNVAVLVLSRPEKRNAFNSEVIHELIQCIEHANTLDIKALVLKTEGKHFSAGADLAWMKSMADNNYADNLADSMQLAKLMQVLATSPHPTVCAVQGAAFGGALGLIACCDIALCKDDAQFCLSEVKLGLIPAVISPYVIKAIGERAARRYFLTAEVFDAHTAKQLGLVHQVTGNLDCALDNMLQTLIDNGPVAVKAAKALINDVANKPISEQLIELTAERIAKIRVSDEGQEGLSAFFDKRPPAWQL; encoded by the coding sequence ATGTCAGTAACACTACAAATAACAAAATCTAATGTGGCTGTACTTGTTTTAAGCCGCCCTGAAAAAAGAAACGCATTTAATAGCGAAGTAATTCACGAATTAATTCAATGCATTGAACATGCAAATACGCTTGATATAAAAGCGCTCGTGTTAAAAACAGAAGGCAAACACTTTTCAGCCGGAGCAGACTTAGCCTGGATGAAATCCATGGCTGATAACAATTACGCCGATAATCTTGCCGACTCTATGCAACTTGCAAAACTAATGCAGGTTTTAGCAACCAGCCCTCACCCAACCGTGTGTGCTGTTCAAGGCGCTGCATTTGGTGGCGCGTTAGGCTTAATTGCCTGTTGCGATATTGCACTGTGTAAAGATGATGCTCAGTTTTGCTTAAGTGAGGTTAAACTTGGGCTTATTCCTGCGGTAATTAGCCCGTATGTAATTAAAGCTATAGGTGAGCGCGCTGCTCGTAGGTATTTTTTAACTGCCGAGGTGTTTGATGCCCACACAGCCAAACAACTTGGGTTAGTTCATCAAGTAACCGGCAATTTAGACTGCGCGCTTGATAACATGTTGCAAACACTGATTGATAACGGCCCTGTTGCAGTCAAAGCCGCTAAAGCTTTAATTAATGATGTAGCAAACAAGCCTATTAGTGAACAACTTATTGAGCTTACGGCCGAACGTATTGCAAAGATTCGTGTATCTGATGAAGGCCAAGAAGGGCTTAGTGCTTTTTTTGATAAACGCCCACCCGCTTGGCAACTGTAG
- a CDS encoding acetyl/propionyl/methylcrotonyl-CoA carboxylase subunit alpha yields MNTHTLKKILIANRGEIACRIMRSAKQMGLTTVAVYSDADKHAQHVKMADQAYHIGPAPSKDSYLVTDKILQVAKNSGADCIHPGYGFLSENSEFAKACEANNIAFIGPLASSIEAMGSKTRAKEIMAEANVPLVPGYYGDNQDPAFLQSEAEKIGYPVLIKAAFGGGGKGMRVVEQAKDFMSALEGAQREAIAGFGNDLVLLERYVNQPRHVEVQVFADSHGNCVYLGDRDCSLQRRHQKVIEEAPAPGLSDTLRKEMGEAAVRCALAINYRGAGTVEFLLCGDEFFFMEMNTRLQVEHPVTEMVTGVDLVNWQINIAAGHTLPLTQSDIQLQGHSFEARIYAEDPSNDFIPCSGVIESLNTPLNSEFVRIDTGIAQGDEISPYYDPMIAKLIVHDDNREQALGRLRQALGEFHLAGFSTNIGFLNNLANHPTFNQGAPSTHFIAEQGDSLVTVDSALLQSSELIGAFAYLCSLNNEQAQQSNGSPWQQLNGFNLNSPRIIKVPFKDLQLSAIKTSEGFNITHNNTVFNLQGTVIKGVCTVFIDGNKHIAHVSHCNDAITVMNKALQTKLELINKHYISSHESDALPLAAPLNGTVVKHLVKVGSTISKGDPVVIIEAMKMEYTLNAPHDGILQSYCFGEGELVSHGALLAIVEDTTQQEGA; encoded by the coding sequence ATGAACACACACACTTTAAAAAAGATACTCATTGCCAACCGAGGTGAAATTGCGTGCCGTATCATGCGCAGTGCAAAGCAAATGGGGTTAACGACTGTAGCCGTTTATTCTGACGCCGATAAGCACGCACAACATGTAAAAATGGCTGATCAGGCTTACCATATTGGGCCTGCGCCCAGTAAAGACTCTTACCTTGTAACCGATAAAATTTTACAAGTAGCAAAAAATAGTGGTGCAGATTGTATTCACCCTGGGTATGGTTTTTTATCTGAAAACAGCGAATTTGCTAAAGCCTGTGAAGCTAACAACATTGCGTTTATTGGCCCACTTGCAAGCAGCATAGAAGCCATGGGCTCTAAAACCCGCGCTAAAGAAATAATGGCTGAAGCAAATGTACCGTTAGTGCCTGGCTATTATGGTGATAATCAAGACCCTGCCTTTTTACAATCTGAGGCCGAAAAAATTGGCTATCCCGTACTGATTAAAGCGGCTTTTGGGGGCGGTGGTAAGGGTATGCGCGTTGTTGAGCAAGCTAAAGATTTTATGAGTGCTCTTGAAGGCGCACAGCGTGAAGCTATAGCAGGCTTTGGTAATGACTTAGTACTGCTAGAGCGCTATGTTAACCAGCCTCGCCATGTTGAAGTACAGGTGTTTGCAGATAGTCACGGTAACTGTGTTTATTTAGGTGATAGAGACTGCTCTTTACAACGTCGTCATCAAAAAGTAATTGAAGAAGCGCCAGCACCAGGTTTAAGTGACACATTACGAAAAGAAATGGGCGAAGCCGCAGTACGTTGTGCTCTGGCTATAAATTACCGCGGTGCAGGTACTGTTGAATTTTTACTGTGTGGCGATGAGTTTTTCTTTATGGAAATGAACACACGCCTACAAGTAGAACACCCAGTAACCGAAATGGTAACCGGTGTAGATTTAGTGAATTGGCAAATCAATATAGCAGCTGGGCACACTTTGCCTTTAACGCAATCTGACATACAACTACAAGGCCACAGCTTTGAAGCGCGAATTTACGCAGAGGATCCAAGCAACGACTTTATTCCTTGTTCAGGCGTAATTGAATCGTTAAATACTCCGCTTAATAGTGAGTTTGTACGAATAGATACCGGCATTGCACAAGGCGATGAAATCAGCCCTTATTACGACCCAATGATTGCAAAGCTTATAGTACATGATGATAACCGCGAGCAAGCATTAGGGCGTTTACGCCAAGCACTTGGGGAATTTCATTTAGCGGGTTTTAGTACCAACATTGGCTTTTTAAATAACTTAGCTAATCACCCTACTTTTAACCAGGGCGCGCCAAGTACACACTTTATTGCAGAGCAAGGCGACTCTTTAGTTACTGTTGATAGTGCGCTTTTACAATCTAGTGAGCTCATAGGTGCATTTGCGTACTTATGCTCTTTGAATAATGAGCAAGCTCAGCAAAGCAATGGTAGCCCTTGGCAGCAACTTAACGGATTTAACTTAAATTCTCCACGCATCATTAAAGTGCCCTTTAAAGATTTACAGCTGAGTGCGATTAAAACATCTGAAGGGTTCAACATTACCCATAACAACACGGTATTTAATCTTCAAGGGACAGTCATTAAAGGCGTTTGTACTGTATTTATTGATGGCAATAAGCATATTGCGCATGTCTCACACTGTAATGACGCCATTACGGTTATGAATAAAGCACTACAAACTAAGCTTGAACTCATTAATAAACATTACATAAGTTCACATGAAAGTGATGCATTGCCACTAGCAGCACCACTCAATGGTACCGTGGTTAAACATTTGGTTAAAGTTGGCAGTACGATTAGCAAAGGCGATCCTGTTGTGATCATTGAAGCTATGAAAATGGAATACACCCTCAATGCGCCACACGATGGCATTTTACAAAGCTATTGTTTTGGTGAAGGTGAATTGGTATCTCACGGTGCCCTACTCGCCATTGTTGAAGATACCACACAACAGGAAGGTGCCTAA